Proteins from a single region of Sporosarcina sp. P33:
- a CDS encoding GNAT family N-acetyltransferase encodes MFVHHVTDDISLKLMSQKDAGELFALVDQSREHLREWLPWVDSIKSADQYGPIITAWLRQFAEEDGFQAGVLYKGELAGMAGFHSVNYVNKQTSIGYWLAEAYEGKGIMTAAVSSLLDYAFDEYNVHRVEIRCGADNRKSFAIPERLGFHKEGVIRDGEFLYDHYHDLIVYSKLKEEWKKH; translated from the coding sequence ATGTTTGTACATCATGTAACAGATGATATATCTTTGAAATTAATGAGCCAAAAAGATGCAGGAGAGCTGTTTGCTTTAGTCGATCAATCACGGGAGCATCTGCGGGAATGGCTGCCGTGGGTCGATTCAATAAAAAGTGCAGATCAGTACGGTCCGATTATTACTGCGTGGCTGCGGCAATTTGCTGAGGAAGATGGATTTCAGGCAGGGGTTCTTTATAAGGGCGAGTTAGCCGGCATGGCCGGATTTCATTCGGTGAACTATGTAAATAAACAAACGAGCATCGGCTATTGGCTTGCGGAAGCGTATGAGGGAAAGGGCATTATGACAGCCGCAGTATCTTCACTGCTTGACTATGCGTTTGATGAATATAATGTACACCGTGTGGAAATTAGATGCGGGGCAGATAATAGGAAAAGTTTCGCTATACCTGAACGTTTAGGTTTCCATAAAGAAGGGGTCATCCGTGACGGAGAATTCCTGTATGATCACTATCATGATTTAATTGTGTACAGCAAGT
- a CDS encoding pentapeptide repeat-containing protein: MKRNQPRIPEQLTSVQLQDAMHEEDPYVLNASVIDSRLDGQTIERAHFTAAHIKNTSFQGSVLPGLFLTDVRFENCDFSNADLTGISIHRASFHNCKMLGVNFTEARFTDVLFEECICNLSAFVHAKWERVWFETCQLKDADFFDCQLKHTYFAECNLESCSFDETPLKGVELRTSEFEHMTISMEDLDGCIVSSVQAVQFAAMMGLDIRDE, translated from the coding sequence ATGAAACGTAATCAGCCCCGAATACCAGAACAATTGACATCTGTACAATTGCAGGATGCAATGCATGAAGAGGATCCTTATGTACTGAACGCCAGCGTTATAGATTCCAGACTGGATGGACAGACAATTGAGCGTGCTCATTTTACAGCTGCGCACATTAAGAACACCAGCTTTCAAGGTTCGGTGTTACCCGGATTATTTCTAACGGACGTACGGTTTGAGAACTGTGATTTTTCCAATGCGGACTTGACAGGGATCAGTATTCACCGCGCCAGTTTTCACAATTGTAAAATGCTCGGTGTAAACTTTACAGAAGCGCGGTTCACGGACGTTCTGTTTGAAGAATGTATATGCAATCTGTCAGCCTTTGTCCATGCAAAGTGGGAGAGGGTATGGTTTGAAACGTGTCAGTTGAAAGATGCGGACTTCTTCGACTGTCAATTAAAACATACTTATTTTGCAGAATGCAACTTAGAGTCATGCAGTTTTGATGAAACACCGCTGAAAGGTGTCGAGCTAAGAACATCAGAATTTGAACATATGACCATATCGATGGAAGATTTGGACGGATGCATTGTGTCTTCGGTTCAAGCCGTGCAATTTGCGGCAATGATGGGTTTAGATATTCGCGATGAATGA
- a CDS encoding DinB family protein, producing the protein MEINDQARKQLLAQVEHLSDEDINRKPAEDRWSVKQILQHLCLMEGGVTKIIQTRLASNGQNLATDKPIQLAVQRSTKVEAPDFVTPTGDFSALEELKAQLSATHSALHVLAENTPAEHLEVKSHPHPVFGEMNLKQWIPFVGYHELRHIEQIKEVKEQLGI; encoded by the coding sequence ATGGAAATCAATGATCAAGCACGAAAACAGCTTCTAGCTCAGGTTGAACATCTGTCCGATGAAGATATTAACCGGAAACCAGCCGAAGACAGATGGTCCGTTAAACAGATTTTGCAGCACCTTTGCCTCATGGAAGGCGGGGTAACGAAAATTATACAGACCCGGCTCGCTTCTAATGGGCAGAATCTGGCCACAGATAAACCGATCCAACTCGCTGTTCAACGCTCCACCAAAGTAGAGGCACCTGATTTCGTAACACCCACCGGGGACTTTTCCGCGCTTGAGGAATTGAAAGCGCAATTATCAGCCACCCACTCTGCATTACATGTGTTGGCAGAGAACACGCCTGCTGAACATTTGGAAGTGAAATCTCATCCGCATCCTGTTTTCGGCGAGATGAATCTCAAACAATGGATTCCTTTTGTAGGGTATCATGAATTGCGTCATATTGAACAAATTAAAGAAGTGAAAGAACAACTTGGTATTTAA
- a CDS encoding STAS domain-containing protein, which translates to MEALIDGSRVSALVTDVSLEDNPIIYTNKTFETMTGYTQEEALGRNCRFLQGADTDPSSVMKIRRAISERVPITVVLKNYKKDGTMFWNRLSIRPVVIEGKDYFIGTQTDVSVQYRQIEELHSKDNEIEQLMLPIMMIYDNLAAVSLIGQMNEERFNLLIMKLSDFVHSREVDHVLLDITGLYWEEGTSIDRLLEIQQVLDLMGSQLYITGVSPQLARKLAAVKDPAEVLKTFASIQQALQHIH; encoded by the coding sequence ATGGAAGCGTTAATTGACGGCAGCCGGGTTTCGGCGCTGGTTACCGACGTCTCCCTTGAAGACAATCCTATAATCTATACTAATAAAACTTTTGAAACTATGACGGGATACACGCAAGAAGAAGCGCTTGGCCGCAACTGCAGATTTCTTCAAGGTGCAGATACGGATCCGTCCAGTGTGATGAAAATCAGAAGAGCAATTTCAGAGAGAGTGCCAATTACAGTCGTACTGAAGAATTATAAAAAAGACGGGACAATGTTTTGGAACCGTCTCAGTATCCGTCCGGTTGTGATCGAAGGCAAAGACTATTTCATTGGTACGCAGACAGACGTCTCGGTGCAATACAGACAGATAGAAGAATTACATAGTAAAGACAATGAAATCGAACAGCTCATGCTGCCGATCATGATGATTTATGACAATCTCGCTGCCGTTTCATTAATTGGTCAAATGAATGAGGAACGCTTTAATCTTTTAATCATGAAACTGAGCGACTTCGTACATTCCCGGGAAGTGGATCATGTACTTCTAGATATTACGGGGCTATATTGGGAGGAAGGCACATCGATTGACCGGTTGCTGGAAATTCAGCAAGTACTGGATTTAATGGGCAGTCAGCTCTACATTACAGGTGTGTCACCGCAGCTTGCACGAAAACTGGCAGCAGTAAAGGATCCGGCAGAAGTGCTGAAAACTTTCGCCAGCATACAGCAGGCACTTCAGCATATTCACTAG
- a CDS encoding ABC transporter ATP-binding protein: MADQLIEVRNLKQYFNAGKASEVRAIDDISFTIKRGETFGLVGESGCGKSTTGRTMIRLYDATAGQVLYDGVDVHAPKSKQENHALNRKMQMIFQDPYASLNPRMKVLDIIAEGLDIHGLVKGKKERKQRVIELLETVGLNREHAERYPHEFSGGQRQRIGIARALAVDPEFIIADEPISALDVSIQAQVVNLLKELQEEKGLTYLFIAHDLSMVKYISDRIGVMYFGKLVEMAPADELYRNPMHAYTKSLLSAIPLPDPIYERSRVRRPYNPKDHQYGPDEKVEFREVAPEHFVLCSEKEFKAMQAARI; this comes from the coding sequence ATGGCAGACCAATTAATTGAAGTGCGAAATCTAAAACAATACTTTAATGCAGGAAAAGCATCTGAAGTCCGTGCAATTGATGATATCAGCTTTACAATCAAGCGCGGTGAAACATTTGGCCTGGTGGGAGAGTCGGGATGCGGCAAGTCTACAACAGGCCGTACAATGATTCGACTGTATGATGCAACGGCAGGACAGGTTCTCTATGACGGAGTAGATGTTCACGCACCGAAAAGCAAACAAGAAAATCACGCCTTGAACCGGAAGATGCAAATGATCTTTCAAGATCCTTATGCCTCTTTGAATCCGCGGATGAAAGTGCTGGATATTATAGCAGAAGGACTGGATATACACGGTCTGGTGAAAGGCAAGAAAGAACGGAAACAACGTGTCATTGAGTTGCTCGAAACCGTTGGATTAAACCGTGAACATGCTGAGCGTTATCCCCATGAATTTTCAGGCGGCCAGCGCCAGCGCATCGGAATTGCCCGTGCATTGGCTGTTGACCCTGAATTCATCATTGCAGATGAACCCATTTCTGCATTGGACGTTTCCATTCAAGCGCAAGTTGTGAACTTGCTGAAGGAGCTTCAGGAAGAAAAAGGTTTGACGTATTTATTTATCGCACACGATTTGTCGATGGTGAAATACATTTCTGACCGGATTGGTGTAATGTACTTTGGTAAACTGGTGGAGATGGCTCCGGCAGATGAATTATACCGAAATCCAATGCATGCTTATACAAAATCTTTGCTGTCAGCAATTCCGCTGCCGGATCCTATTTATGAGCGTTCACGTGTACGCAGACCGTATAATCCGAAAGACCATCAATATGGGCCGGATGAAAAAGTAGAATTCCGCGAGGTTGCTCCTGAACATTTTGTGTTATGTTCGGAAAAAGAATTCAAAGCGATGCAGGCTGCACGTATATAA
- a CDS encoding ABC transporter ATP-binding protein, which translates to MTKILEVKDLELSFHTFAGEVKAIRGVNFDLLTGETLAIVGESGSGKSVTTKSIMRLLPESSAEYKNGEIIFEGKDLTKIPEKDMQKIRGKDISMIFQDPMTSLNPTMTIGKQIMEPILKHQKLNKSQAKEKTIELLNLVGIPNAENRYKMYPHQFSGGQRQRIVIAIALACNPKILIADEPTTALDVTIQAQILELMKEIQSKIDTSIIFITHDLGVVANVADRVAVMYGGRIVEIGTVDEIFYNPQHPYTWGLLSSMPSMDLADQKLYAIPGTPPDLLNPPKGDAFALRSEYAMKIDMERQPPFFKVSDTHYAATWLLHEQAPQVEPPAVIIERMKTFPGSRYYVDQTGGTV; encoded by the coding sequence TTGACGAAAATTTTAGAAGTAAAAGACCTCGAGCTTTCCTTCCATACATTTGCAGGTGAAGTGAAAGCGATCCGTGGAGTGAACTTTGATTTGCTTACAGGTGAAACACTCGCTATCGTGGGAGAGTCAGGATCCGGAAAATCGGTAACGACAAAATCAATCATGCGCTTGCTTCCTGAGTCAAGTGCCGAATATAAAAACGGCGAAATCATATTTGAAGGAAAAGATTTAACGAAAATTCCTGAAAAGGATATGCAAAAAATACGCGGAAAAGATATATCAATGATCTTCCAGGATCCGATGACATCATTAAATCCTACGATGACGATCGGCAAACAGATCATGGAGCCGATTTTAAAACACCAGAAGCTAAATAAATCACAGGCTAAGGAAAAAACGATTGAATTATTGAATCTCGTGGGTATTCCGAATGCTGAAAACCGCTATAAAATGTACCCTCACCAGTTTTCAGGCGGTCAGCGTCAGCGTATCGTTATCGCAATTGCGCTCGCATGCAACCCGAAAATACTGATAGCTGATGAGCCGACGACGGCACTTGATGTAACCATTCAAGCGCAAATATTAGAATTAATGAAAGAAATTCAAAGCAAAATTGATACATCTATCATCTTCATCACACATGATCTGGGCGTTGTAGCAAACGTTGCAGACCGTGTGGCAGTGATGTATGGCGGCAGAATTGTGGAGATCGGCACAGTTGATGAAATCTTCTATAATCCGCAGCATCCTTATACATGGGGATTGCTTAGCTCAATGCCGTCCATGGATTTGGCGGATCAAAAGCTGTATGCAATTCCGGGGACGCCGCCTGACTTATTGAATCCGCCAAAAGGGGATGCATTCGCACTGCGCAGTGAGTATGCAATGAAAATTGATATGGAGCGTCAGCCGCCATTCTTCAAGGTGAGTGACACGCATTATGCAGCGACGTGGTTATTGCACGAACAGGCGCCGCAAGTTGAACCGCCTGCGGTGATTATTGAGCGGATGAAAACATTCCCTGGCAGTCGATACTATGTCGATCAGACTGGAGGTACTGTGTAA
- the opp3C gene encoding oligopeptide ABC transporter permease: MSNEFEEKKITHEDFERITIDADKAERIEKPSLSFWQDTWLGLRKNKAAIISMVILLLIGLMALIGPYLTGHAGDAQNLRHANLPPKIPGIEATGFFDGEGKLAGKKVNLYEMKKVDEYYWFGTDGLGRDLFTRLWEGTRVSLFIAFVAAAIDMVIGVAYGGISGYFGGRTDDIMQRIVEILIGIPTLIVVILMIMIMDPGIAAIIVAITITGWIGMSRIVRAQTLKYKSQEFVLASRTLGAKDGKIITRHLLPNMLGIIIINTMFTIPNAIFFEAFLSFIGIGLQPPAASLGTLINDGYKVMENQPYVLLFPAIVISILMIAFNLIGDGLRDALDPKMKD; this comes from the coding sequence ATGAGCAACGAATTTGAAGAAAAAAAGATAACGCACGAAGACTTTGAACGAATCACAATTGACGCTGATAAAGCAGAACGGATAGAAAAACCAAGTTTGAGCTTTTGGCAAGATACATGGCTTGGTCTTCGTAAAAATAAAGCAGCGATCATCAGCATGGTCATACTATTATTGATTGGGCTGATGGCATTAATTGGCCCGTATTTAACTGGACATGCCGGCGATGCACAAAACTTGCGCCATGCCAACCTGCCTCCTAAAATTCCGGGGATTGAAGCGACAGGTTTCTTTGATGGAGAAGGTAAACTCGCAGGTAAAAAAGTAAATTTGTATGAAATGAAAAAGGTTGATGAATATTATTGGTTCGGTACAGATGGTCTCGGCCGCGATTTATTTACACGGCTATGGGAAGGTACTCGTGTATCCCTGTTTATCGCATTTGTTGCAGCGGCAATTGATATGGTCATCGGCGTTGCATACGGCGGGATTTCAGGATACTTCGGCGGCCGCACCGATGATATTATGCAGCGGATCGTTGAAATACTAATCGGCATACCGACTTTGATTGTTGTCATCTTAATGATCATGATTATGGATCCGGGTATCGCTGCAATCATTGTCGCGATCACCATAACCGGCTGGATTGGAATGTCACGGATTGTCCGTGCCCAAACATTGAAATATAAATCACAGGAATTCGTTCTTGCTTCACGCACACTTGGAGCTAAGGACGGAAAAATTATCACCAGACATTTATTGCCGAATATGCTTGGTATTATCATCATCAATACGATGTTTACAATTCCGAACGCGATTTTCTTTGAAGCATTCTTAAGCTTTATTGGAATCGGGCTTCAGCCGCCGGCGGCATCGTTAGGTACATTGATTAATGATGGCTATAAAGTGATGGAGAACCAGCCGTATGTCCTTCTGTTCCCGGCGATTGTCATCAGTATTTTAATGATTGCATTTAACTTGATCGGTGACGGACTGCGCGATGCGTTAGATCCGAAGATGAAAGATTAA
- the opp3b gene encoding oligopeptide ABC transporter permease, which yields MVKYIGKRIVYMFITLMLIATASFFLMQTLPGSPIASYNKLNDTQKAIVEKKYGIDKPKPVQYAIYMKNLAKGDLGTSFVFKGKSVNDLLATRLKPSLILGAQAMVFGTIVGILLGMLAALKHNTFWDYGSTFFAILGISIPSFVFASLLQYWIASEWHLLPVGLWNDGWKSSVLPSLALAMGPLALSARFIRTEMIEVLNSDYIILAKAKGANGFEIAFKHAFRNALIPLITVLGPLAAGLVTGSLVVEQIFAIPGIGEQFVSSIMTNDHATIMGTTLLFSAFLILVIFIVDILYGIIDPRIRVAGGKG from the coding sequence GTGGTTAAGTATATTGGAAAACGTATAGTATATATGTTCATAACGCTGATGTTAATTGCAACGGCCTCTTTTTTCCTCATGCAAACATTGCCGGGTTCACCAATCGCTTCTTATAACAAATTAAATGATACACAGAAAGCGATTGTTGAAAAGAAGTACGGGATCGATAAACCAAAGCCCGTACAATACGCAATTTATATGAAGAACTTGGCAAAAGGTGATCTGGGAACGTCCTTTGTATTTAAAGGGAAAAGTGTCAACGATCTATTGGCTACAAGATTGAAACCTTCTTTAATCTTGGGAGCGCAAGCGATGGTCTTCGGGACGATTGTCGGAATCCTGCTTGGTATGCTTGCAGCATTGAAGCATAATACATTCTGGGATTATGGAAGCACCTTCTTTGCCATACTCGGTATTTCCATTCCGTCCTTTGTATTTGCGTCATTACTGCAGTATTGGATTGCTTCTGAATGGCATCTGTTACCGGTCGGTTTGTGGAATGACGGTTGGAAGTCCAGTGTCCTGCCATCGCTTGCACTCGCTATGGGGCCGCTAGCCCTATCCGCGCGTTTCATACGGACTGAGATGATAGAAGTATTAAATTCAGATTATATTATATTGGCTAAAGCAAAGGGAGCGAACGGTTTCGAAATCGCTTTTAAACATGCTTTCCGAAACGCGCTGATTCCATTAATCACAGTGCTCGGGCCATTGGCTGCCGGATTGGTTACAGGCTCGCTCGTTGTGGAACAAATTTTTGCTATTCCGGGAATTGGTGAACAATTCGTATCGTCTATCATGACGAATGATCATGCAACGATTATGGGTACGACGCTATTGTTCTCTGCCTTCCTAATTTTAGTTATTTTTATTGTGGATATTTTATACGGAATTATTGATCCGCGTATCCGCGTGGCAGGAGGTAAGGGATAA
- a CDS encoding peptide ABC transporter substrate-binding protein encodes MKNKKWLLLMALTLVLSMFLAACGGSKNEDKPAADGDDKDNEEATEEKQHPKDEDGEPDAEQVLYLAESAAIPSVDSSIVEDQVGFNVLNNINEGLYRLNQENIAEPAMAAEEAEVSEDGLTYTFKLRDAMWSDETPVTADDFVYAWQRAIDPATGSPYGPFMMSGVVKNATAISEEKMEVSELGVKAVDEKTFEVTLERPVPYFLSLMSFGTFYPLKEEFVTSKADAYATNSENLLSNGPFVLTKWDGTGDSWTYVKNEHYWDAENVKLDEIHVNVVKDSATAVKLYQDGKLDRAGVSGDLAMQYRDDAEAVIQPETSVFYFKFNQERGGEKTPLANENIRKAIAKAFEKNDMADVVLANGSLPANFLVPTNFAFDEDEKDFRELSGDHLEYNVEEAQEHWKKGLEELGVDSLKLEILGGDTELSKKMDEYFKSQLETNLEGLSISLKEVPFSVRLDLDGNQDYDIQVSGWGPDFQDPISFLDLFVTDGTNNLMSYSNPEYDKLIEDSKGELALKPKERYEAFAKAEKILLDEDAAIAPIYQRGLIFLHKPYFKGLVDHPFGADYSYKWAYISGK; translated from the coding sequence TTGAAGAATAAGAAGTGGCTTTTACTTATGGCACTCACGTTAGTGCTAAGTATGTTCTTGGCTGCATGCGGCGGATCCAAAAATGAAGATAAGCCGGCAGCGGACGGAGATGACAAGGACAACGAAGAGGCAACTGAAGAAAAACAGCATCCGAAAGACGAAGACGGAGAACCTGACGCTGAGCAAGTACTATACTTGGCTGAATCTGCTGCTATTCCATCTGTTGACTCATCAATCGTAGAAGATCAGGTTGGCTTCAACGTATTGAACAATATCAATGAAGGTTTATACCGTTTAAACCAGGAAAATATTGCTGAACCTGCAATGGCTGCTGAAGAAGCAGAAGTAAGTGAGGATGGACTGACTTATACATTCAAACTTCGCGATGCAATGTGGTCTGATGAAACACCTGTTACAGCTGACGATTTCGTTTATGCTTGGCAGCGTGCAATCGACCCGGCTACAGGTTCACCATACGGACCATTCATGATGTCTGGCGTAGTAAAAAATGCGACAGCTATCTCTGAAGAAAAAATGGAAGTGTCTGAGCTTGGAGTTAAGGCTGTAGACGAAAAAACGTTTGAAGTAACACTGGAGCGTCCGGTACCTTACTTCTTGTCACTGATGTCATTTGGAACATTCTACCCGCTGAAAGAAGAGTTCGTAACTTCTAAAGCTGATGCATACGCAACAAATTCAGAAAATCTTCTGTCAAACGGTCCATTCGTTTTAACAAAATGGGATGGTACTGGTGACAGCTGGACGTATGTTAAGAACGAACATTACTGGGATGCAGAAAACGTAAAGCTTGATGAAATTCATGTAAACGTTGTAAAAGATTCTGCAACTGCAGTAAAGCTTTATCAGGATGGCAAGCTAGATCGTGCAGGAGTTTCCGGCGACTTGGCTATGCAGTATCGTGATGACGCGGAAGCAGTAATTCAGCCGGAAACGTCTGTATTCTACTTCAAGTTTAACCAAGAGCGCGGTGGAGAAAAAACACCACTTGCGAACGAAAATATCCGTAAAGCAATTGCTAAAGCGTTCGAGAAAAATGACATGGCTGATGTAGTACTGGCTAACGGTTCATTGCCTGCGAACTTCCTAGTTCCAACAAACTTTGCATTTGATGAAGATGAAAAAGATTTCCGTGAGCTGAGCGGAGACCACTTGGAGTATAATGTGGAAGAAGCACAAGAACACTGGAAAAAAGGTTTAGAAGAATTGGGTGTTGACTCTCTTAAATTAGAAATTCTGGGTGGAGACACTGAGCTTTCTAAGAAAATGGACGAGTACTTCAAATCTCAATTAGAAACAAATTTAGAAGGTCTTTCAATTTCATTGAAAGAAGTGCCGTTCTCTGTACGTCTTGACTTAGATGGTAACCAAGACTATGATATTCAAGTATCAGGCTGGGGACCGGATTTCCAAGACCCGATTTCATTCTTGGATCTATTCGTAACAGATGGCACAAACAACTTAATGTCTTACTCTAATCCTGAGTACGATAAATTGATTGAAGATTCCAAAGGCGAGCTGGCACTTAAGCCTAAGGAGCGTTATGAAGCATTTGCAAAAGCCGAGAAAATTCTTCTTGATGAAGACGCTGCCATCGCACCGATTTATCAGCGTGGTTTGATCTTCCTGCACAAGCCATACTTTAAAGGCTTAGTAGATCATCCGTTTGGAGCAGACTACTCATACAAGTGGGCATACATCTCCGGTAAATAA
- a CDS encoding DUF3899 domain-containing protein — protein MNPNVIIFLISQLMIIIAAYSVYGRISLLGYINTSFFVSGFLLFIGGAVFIIRTGSFDFFMKSTRKVFAPKGQREVLDSMRAPSEAMSANPAWFFIAGLPAFVLMIVALVVYYIQQ, from the coding sequence ATGAACCCTAATGTTATTATATTTCTTATATCTCAATTGATGATTATTATCGCAGCATATTCAGTATACGGCCGGATCTCACTGCTCGGCTATATTAACACTTCATTTTTCGTCAGTGGTTTTCTGCTCTTTATCGGCGGTGCAGTATTCATTATCCGTACGGGTTCTTTCGACTTTTTCATGAAAAGTACACGGAAAGTATTTGCGCCTAAAGGGCAGAGAGAAGTGCTCGATTCCATGCGTGCTCCCAGTGAAGCAATGTCAGCGAATCCGGCATGGTTTTTTATAGCCGGCTTGCCTGCTTTTGTTCTAATGATTGTTGCGCTTGTGGTGTATTATATACAGCAATAA
- a CDS encoding YusW family protein produces MKRALLTGISVMALSLAACGTDAAKDTGTENKDAASAPVEQPLEPATDETTQNSMGEGETEGSADSAAGNMEADMKQLSFKEIEVEVSYDKDIEYEAEIEQDENEPVKAKVEDEVNNVHLKGQEAFDDIYPKVKQLSLTKDSTNEEAIDQVLKVFNLDANYTKFEVKITFNDGGKLKVEDRK; encoded by the coding sequence ATGAAACGAGCATTACTGACCGGAATTTCTGTCATGGCACTCAGTCTGGCGGCATGCGGGACGGACGCCGCAAAAGACACGGGAACAGAAAACAAAGATGCAGCATCAGCGCCTGTGGAACAGCCATTAGAACCTGCCACTGATGAGACAACGCAAAATTCTATGGGTGAAGGCGAAACGGAAGGATCAGCAGATTCTGCGGCAGGCAATATGGAAGCAGATATGAAGCAGCTTTCATTTAAAGAAATTGAAGTAGAGGTTTCATATGACAAGGACATCGAATACGAAGCAGAAATTGAACAAGATGAAAATGAGCCTGTAAAAGCGAAAGTAGAGGACGAAGTAAATAACGTGCATTTGAAAGGGCAGGAAGCATTTGACGACATATATCCAAAAGTGAAACAGCTAAGTCTGACGAAAGACAGTACAAATGAAGAGGCAATTGATCAGGTGCTGAAAGTCTTTAATCTGGATGCGAACTATACAAAGTTCGAAGTCAAGATTACGTTTAATGATGGCGGCAAACTGAAAGTAGAAGACCGTAAATAA
- a CDS encoding catalase: MDKKYLATAKEAIDSIESAVPTERHLRRAHAAGIAFDAVFLPTGAAMPWTVAAHLQKKEVPAVVRFSHSSTSADPNQRLNPIKGMAVRFELPDDNFTNLTMANIPIFISKTPDAFIRLIQALGASGSWPQRFGSLLQDAEYKAFGTILKKIKPLRNYETLHYYSIHAYYLVNQEQRKQAVRFEWQPLPQNDRTLSGNSMENKLIQEVESAEIPIRFRLLIQLAEKGDPTDDPTVMWPNDRKKIEAGILTLTAVRADNAESIVFDPTVVVEGVKCSEDPVLHFRSAAYAESARRRGALE, encoded by the coding sequence ATGGACAAAAAATACCTGGCAACTGCAAAAGAGGCTATTGATTCGATTGAATCAGCTGTTCCAACAGAGAGACATTTACGTCGGGCCCATGCGGCCGGCATCGCTTTTGATGCCGTGTTTTTGCCGACCGGTGCTGCAATGCCCTGGACTGTCGCAGCCCATTTACAAAAAAAAGAAGTGCCCGCTGTCGTTCGTTTCTCTCACAGCTCCACAAGTGCTGATCCAAACCAGCGGCTGAATCCAATTAAAGGTATGGCGGTTCGCTTTGAATTACCTGATGATAACTTTACAAATCTTACAATGGCCAATATTCCAATCTTCATCAGTAAAACACCTGATGCATTCATTCGCCTAATCCAGGCACTTGGCGCTTCGGGCTCCTGGCCGCAGCGCTTCGGATCATTGTTGCAAGACGCCGAATATAAAGCATTCGGCACTATTTTGAAGAAGATCAAACCGCTTCGCAATTATGAGACCTTACATTATTACTCCATCCATGCATACTACCTAGTGAATCAAGAACAGCGGAAACAGGCTGTGCGATTTGAATGGCAGCCCCTGCCTCAAAATGACCGGACTTTATCAGGCAACTCTATGGAAAACAAACTTATCCAAGAAGTAGAGTCAGCGGAAATCCCCATACGCTTTCGTCTGCTCATACAGCTTGCTGAAAAAGGGGACCCAACTGATGATCCTACTGTTATGTGGCCTAATGACAGAAAGAAAATTGAGGCAGGCATCCTGACATTGACTGCCGTGCGTGCCGATAATGCTGAATCTATTGTCTTTGATCCGACAGTGGTAGTTGAAGGTGTAAAGTGCAGTGAAGATCCGGTTCTGCACTTCCGCTCTGCCGCCTATGCAGAATCAGCCAGACGGCGCGGTGCACTCGAATAG